From Haemorhous mexicanus isolate bHaeMex1 chromosome 2, bHaeMex1.pri, whole genome shotgun sequence, the proteins below share one genomic window:
- the LNP1 gene encoding leukemia NUP98 fusion partner 1, with product MEYDEDDDIFFAKWMSSFWGHNLIDEEKEGRGHKKRQPQLWSERRASLPAKLSSFHTTRLHASAKGSSSGHLRGSKEFQEDQDVKCHCHRKASRTPSADSSCPETRSNSIQEFAESFEKQLHLKSKRSVSLQPEGAKERREREKLHLRKSKSHKKMGEKSVARRERDEAESSEVPAKHSEQFPSQASIQKGYVSTGS from the exons ATGGAAtatgatgaggatgatgatattttctttgcaaaatggATGAGCAGCTTCTGGGGCCACAACTTGATCGACgaggagaaagaaggcagagGCCACAAGAAACGTCAGCCACAACTCTGGAGTGAAAGGAGAGCATCCCTACCG GCCAAGCTTTCCTCCTTCCATACAACACGACTTCAtgcttctgccaaaggctcaTCTTCAGGCCACCTCAGGGGCTCCAAGGAATTTCAAGAAGATCAAGATGTCAAATGTCACTGCCACAGGAAGGCAAGCAGAACACCTTCAGCAGACAGCTCATGTCCAGAGACAAGATCAAACTCCATTCAGGAATTTGCAGAGTCCTTTGAAAAGCAATTGCATCTCAAAAGCAAACGCTCAGTTTCTTTG CAACCTGAAGGTGCAAAAGAGAGAcgagaaagagaaaaattgcaTTTGAGGAAAAGCAAGTCTCATAAGAAAATGGGAGAGAAATCAGTGGCAAGGAGAGAGCGGGACGAAGCTGAAAGTTCAGAAGTACCTGCAAAACACAGCGAACAGTTTCCATCACAAGCAAGCATTCAGAAAGGTTATGTATCCACAGGCAGCTAG